In Drosophila simulans strain w501 chromosome 3R, Prin_Dsim_3.1, whole genome shotgun sequence, a single window of DNA contains:
- the LOC6729487 gene encoding collagen alpha-2(I) chain isoform X2 — protein MKYTRRELLGFSIPKDAMFSRRVVAFAALALILIASGQASQFSRDESQEDQKTEFNLASTLTGGITSSRHRQRANLNSQLYPSLGQLGSGYAGATGSIDDAHGHEQGGSGVRVARGQQFPAYPPPGFPGQQAPVPYPAAGGASSSGGYQSAGAVASPGYPVAGAVPAQYPVGVPPQQPVGTGAPGYFPGTGAYPGYPYPGVYLQQYPAYPQPAQFPAYGVVPGAVAQPGVPGVAGVPGVQGVAGVPGAPGVAGVPGAAGQAPVTSGKNYHRYPAHNPADPSHWDHHFSMNTEYKEDGVHKGPFGVLNNHNAFGYGSGYGGGYNGAFNSPAY, from the exons ATGAAATACACGCGCCGGGAGCTTCTGGGCTTTAGTATACCCAAAGACGCCATGTTCAGCAGGAGGGTCGTCGCATTCGCCGCTCTGGCCCTCATCCTGATCGCCAGCGGTCAGGCCTCGCAGTTCAGCAGGGACGAAAGTCAGGAGGATCAGAAGACGGAGTTTAACCTGGCCTCCACTCTGACGGGAGGCATCACGAGCAGTCGTCATCGCCAGCGGGCCAATCTCAATTCGCAACTTTATCCGAGCCTTGGTCAGCTGGGATCGGGTTATGCGGGCGCCACTGGATCCATCGACGATGCCCATGGCCATGAGCAGGGTGGCTCTGGCGTACGAGTGGCCA GAGGTCAACAGTTTCCCGCTTATCCGCCTCCGGGCTTTCCTGGACAACAGGCTCCAGTTCCGTACCCAGCTGCAGGAGGAGCCTCATCTTCCGGTGGTTACCAAAGTGCAG GTGCTGTTGCTTCTCCTGGCTATCCTGTTGCGGGAGCAGTTCCTGCTCAGTATCCGGTTGGAGTTCCTCCCCAGCAGCCAGTGGGTACAGGAGCACCTGGTTACTTCCCGGGAACTGGTGCCTATCCCGGCTATCCCTACCCCGGAGTATATTTGCAGCAGTACCCAGCATACCCTCAGCCAGCCCAGTTCCCCGCCTATGGAGTGGTACCCGGAGCTGTGGCTCAACCAGGAGTTCCTGGAGTAGCTGGCGTGCCTGGAGTTCAAGGAGTAGCTGGAGTTCCGGGAGCACCTGGAGTGGCAGGAGtgccaggagcagctggacaGGCTCCTGTCACCAGCGGCAAGAACTATCATCGCTATCCGGCTCACAATCCCGCTGATCCGAGCCATTGGGACCATCATTTCTCGATGAACACCGAGTACAAGGAGGATGGCGTCCACAAGGGACCATTTGGAGTGCTGAACAACCACAATGCTTTTGGCTATGGCAGTGGCTATGGGGGCGGCTACAACGGCGCCTTCAACTCGCCGGCCTATTGA
- the LOC27206431 gene encoding uncharacterized protein LOC27206431 isoform X2 has translation MCPTPIHKGINRGNGVDGLSELEVIRNRSKMRSRDSLLTILTLLIACCLDSSGALFFKSWKTGKGYTGYSGVQDYGGYGNYGQANYGYGSYAGGYGYPAYSGHSSYSKGGRKPSGNRKGRTYSDIRRVINPAPYIGPGGSRFLPRTPYSALWG, from the exons ATGTGTCCAACTCCAATCCACAAGGGTATAAATAGAGGGAACGGCGTAGATGGACTGTCAGAACTGGAAGTGATTCGAAATCGAAGCAAGATGAGATCCCGCGATTCCCTGTTGACCATCCTAACATTGCTGATTGCCTGCTGCCTGGATTCGAGTGGCGCTCTGTTCTTCAAGTCCTGGAAGACGGGAAAAGGATATACTGGATATAGTGGAGTGCAAGACTATGGCGGCTATGGAAACTACGGCCAGGCAAACTACGGCTATGGAAGCTATGCTGGAGGATATGG TTACCCAGCTTACTCAGGCCACTCTTCGTACTCCAAAGGAGGACGCAAGCCTTCTGGAAACCGAAAAGGACGCACTTACTCGGACATTCGAAGAGTTATAAATCCGGCTCCATACATCGGCCCTGGAGGCAGTCGCTTCCTGCCCCGTACTCCATATTCCGCCCTTTGGGGTTAA
- the LOC27209090 gene encoding basic salivary proline-rich protein 3, whose product MTRSSPTWCAGQAWLVWLLACIWIRTCLAQFAVSTSSAGGAVASAGGVTVVAQLPGFGVINGLINAMHNNNRFNQQPQFERLQQGRPGMGQNRRGMHRPGFAPPNRQQPTPPGWPPGWQWGAGGNQNQPGFGWDQPGFAPDWNGGGGQGPGWNGGGGPGPGWNGGGGRGPPPRPGFNGGGPPPPRPGWNGGGPPPPMPGWNGGGPPPPRPGWNGGGPPPPRPGWNGGMDQEWDNYPRLPDQPDPNDPNTNWNPDNESSTTPQTPLPGPIFPTTTPKPAATFPTIQPRPTAQPTKNTLIIGTNRPPLVPPHNPDPPKPTFPTWIVPEPLSKPLDESSENRAIIFPSSSKYIHVPNPEVPSVPIDVRRR is encoded by the coding sequence ATGACGCGATCTTCGCCAACTTGGTGTGCTGGCCAGGCCTGGCTCGTCTGGCTTTTGGCATGCATCTGGATACGCACGTGTCTCGCGCAGTTTGCAGTCTCCACGTCCTCCGCCGGAGGAGCTGTTGCCTCCGCCGGTGGCGTCACTGTGGTGGCCCAGCTGCCCGGTTTCGGAGTAATCAATGGACTGATCAACGCCATGCACAACAATAACCGCTTCAACCAGCAGCCGCAGTTCGAGAGACTACAGCAGGGAAGGCCGGGAATGGGTCAGAATCGAAGAGGAATGCACAGACCAGGATTTGCACCACCCAACCGCCAGCAGCCGACGCCTCCTGGATGGCCACCCGGCTGGCAGTGGGGAGCCGGTGGAAATCAGAATCAACCCGGATTTGGCTGGGATCAACCAGGATTTGCACCAGACTGGAATGGAGGTGGAGGGCAAGGACCAGGGTGGAATGGTGGGGGAGGACCAGGTCCAGGATGGAACGGAGGCGGTGGAAGAGGACCTCCACCAAGACCAGGCTTTAATGGAGGCGGACCACCGCCGCCTAGACCAGGATGGAACGGCGGCggaccaccaccaccgatGCCAGGCTGGAATGGAGGAGGACCACCGCCACCAAGGCCAGGATGGAATGGCGGAGGACCACCGCCACCAAGGCCAGGCTGGAATGGAGGGATGGATCAGGAATGGGACAACTATCCACGCCTCCCCGATCAGCCGGATCCCAATGATCCCAACACAAATTGGAATCCAGATAATGAGTCTAGCACCACTCCACAAACGCCATTACCAGGACCCATCTTTCCAACGACAACACCTAAGCCAGCGGCCACCTTTCCCACGATCCAGCCACGTCCAACCGCTCAGCCAACGAAGAATACGCTAATTATAGGCACAAATCGACCGCCGCTGGTGCCACCCCATAATCCGGATCCACCCAAGCCCACTTTTCCCACTTGGATCGTGCCAGAGCCATTGTCAAAACCATTAGACGAATCCTCCGAAAATCGTGCCATTATTTTCCCCAGCTCCAGCAAATATATCCATGTGCCCAACCCGGAGGTTCCCTCGGTGCCCATTGATGTGAGACGAAGATGA
- the LOC6729488 gene encoding G2/mitotic-specific cyclin-B3 yields MAPTKATTRAAIAGGHHQLQQAVNPILGALGAATRKGLTRRAAATGNIDPNVENMQTRAKRKADHSPIKNDKIKRSALGNLTNNVKIMTLHPAQDEEQSGVGKKPTAQQLQALMDAKKQENLSLNVFGASKMTTRASSKVEDSVENCHKVLDKLEEALARPKPRPKAVPAAKKTVLGEVQLPAMPNPMQIPVLLPPTHNLAAPQATAVKPVRRISNDFNKTEDSLYMSALEDVSSCDSMRLSGNFEAARRRSAKLQQKTEQQPQTLLLTLPETAPSQVVPILPVPAEVEDFDRKNWDDPFQVSHYAMDIFNYLKVREAEFPIADYMPRQIHLTTWMRTLLVDWMVEVQETFELNHETLYLAVKIVDLYLCREVINKEKLQLLGAAAFFIACKYDERQPPLIEDFLYICDGAYNHDELVRMERETLRVIKYDLGIPLSYRFLRRYARCAKVPMPTLTLARYILELSLMDYANISFSDSQMASAALFMALRMHGGPGQLDKQTWTSTLIYYTGYQLADFAEIVTVLNAGLHRKPRATIKTIRNKYSHKIFHEVAKVPLLTNQELFQGNLDLNESNLS; encoded by the coding sequence ATGGCGcccacaaaagcaacaacgcGCGCGGCCATCGCAGGCGGGCATcatcagctgcagcaggcAGTGAATCCCATCCTGGGAGCCCTGGGAGCTGCCACCAGGAAGGGACTGACTCGGAGGGCGGCTGCCACGGGTAACATCGATCCAAATGTGGAGAATATGCAGACGCGCGCCAAACGCAAGGCCGACCACAGTCCAATcaaaaatgacaaaatcaAGCGCTCGGCGCTGGGTAACCTGACCAACAATGTTAAGATCATGACACTGCATCCGGCACAGGATGAGGAGCAGTCGGGCGTGGGCAAAAAGCCAACggcccagcagctgcaggccCTGATGGATGCTAAGAAACAGGAGAATCTCAGTTTAAATGTCTTTGGCGCCAGTAAGATGACTACGCGTGCATCCAGCAAAGTGGAGGATTCGGTGGAGAACTGTCACAAGGTGCTCGATAAGCTGGAAGAGGCGTTGGCCAGGCCCAAGCCGCGCCCCAAGGCAGTGCCCGCCGCAAAGAAGACCGTTTTGGGGGAGGTTCAGTTACCGGCTATGCCAAATCCTATGCAGATTCCCGTTCTACTGCCGCCCACGCACAATCTGGCTGCTCCCCAGGCTACCGCCGTCAAGCCAGTACGTCGGATCTCCAATGACTTCAACAAGACTGAGGACAGCTTGTACATGTCCGCGCTGGAGGATGTCTCCAGTTGCGATTCCATGCGGCTGTCTGGAAACTTTGAGGCGGCGCGTCGTCGCTCCGCCAAGTTGCAGCAAAAGACTGAGCAGCAGCCCCAGACGCTGTTGCTGACACTCCCAGAGACTGCTCCTAGCCAGGTGGTACCCATTCTGCCAGTGCCCGCGGAAGTGGAGGACTTCGACCGCAAGAACTGGGACGATCCCTTCCAGGTGTCGCACTACGCCATGGATATATTCAACTACCTCAAGGTGCGCGAAGCGGAGTTCCCCATTGCCGACTATATGCCCAGGCAGATCCATCTGACCACCTGGATGCGAACACTGTTGGTCGACTGGATGGTGGAGGTGCAGGAAACGTTCGAGCTGAACCACGAGACTCTGTACCTAGCAGTTAAGATCGTGGATCTGTATCTCTGCCGCGAGGTGATCAACAAAGAGAAGCTGCAACTCCTGGGCGCCGCTGCCTTCTTTATTGCCTGCAAGTACGATGAGCGACAGCCGCCGCTTATAGAGGATTTTTTGTATATCTGCGATGGGGCCTATAATCACGACGAGCTGGTGCGGATGGAGCGGGAGACGCTGCGCGTTATCAAGTACGATCTGGGCATCCCGCTCTCGTACCGTTTCCTGCGCCGCTATGCCCGCTGCGCCAAGGTGCCCATGCCCACGCTGACCCTGGCTCGTTACATCCTGGAATTGTCGCTCATGGACTACGCCAACATTTCGTTCAGCGACTCGCAGATGGCTTCTGCCGCATTGTTCATGGCACTGCGTATGCACGGCGGACCGGGGCAGCTGGACAAGCAGACTTGGACTTCGACGCTTATCTACTATACCGGCTATCAGCTGGCGGACTTTGCTGAAATTGTGACAGTGCTCAATGCAGGACTGCATCGCAAGCCACGGGCCACCATCAAGACGATACGGAACAAGTACTCGCACAAGATATTCCACGAGGTGGCCAAGGTGCCGCTGCTGACGAACCAGGAGCTCTTCCAGGGCAACCTCGACCTGAACGAAAGCAATCTGTCGTAG
- the LOC27208118 gene encoding protein lifeguard 1 produces MQLFTAILVLILASSVHGRPTFGKIAELLFGGTNHYPPARPVEPQPHPGPGPLIQEGYEHGYDYHYGGGYGYGGYQQPHPAGYGYYPPRPVPLGDDYYPPPRPVRPSPGYYSQPSHPASAYYQQKDPDLYGVGLGYKQRGY; encoded by the coding sequence ATGCAGTTGTTTACTGCGATTCTAGTGCTAATCCTCGCCAGCTCTGTTCACGGTAGACCCACTTTCGGTAAGATTGCGGAGCTTCTGTTCGGGGGCACAAATCATTATCCGCCAGCAAGGCCAGTTGAGCCTCAGCCACATCCTGGACCAGGTCCACTCATCCAGGAGGGCTACGAGCATGGCTACGACTATCACTATGGTGGAGGCTACGGCTACGGTGGCTACCAGCAGCCGCATCCAGCTGGCTATGGCTACTACCCACCACGTCCGGTTCCGTTAGGAGATGACTACTATCCACCACCTCGGCCAGTGCGTCCTTCACCTGGATACTACTCTCAGCCGTCTCATCCTGCCAGTGCCTACTATCAGCAGAAGGATCCGGATCTCTATGGAGTTGGACTTGGCTACAAGCAGCGGGGTTACTAG
- the LOC6729487 gene encoding collagen alpha-5(IV) chain isoform X1 has translation MKYTRRELLGFSIPKDAMFSRRVVAFAALALILIASGQASQFSRDESQEDQKTEFNLASTLTGGITSSRHRQRANLNSQLYPSLGQLGSGYAGATGSIDDAHGHEQGGSGVRVASTNSVVFPGNQSPNPALTITGGQQFPAYPPPGFPGQQAPVPYPAAGGASSSGGYQSAGAVASPGYPVAGAVPAQYPVGVPPQQPVGTGAPGYFPGTGAYPGYPYPGVYLQQYPAYPQPAQFPAYGVVPGAVAQPGVPGVAGVPGVQGVAGVPGAPGVAGVPGAAGQAPVTSGKNYHRYPAHNPADPSHWDHHFSMNTEYKEDGVHKGPFGVLNNHNAFGYGSGYGGGYNGAFNSPAY, from the exons ATGAAATACACGCGCCGGGAGCTTCTGGGCTTTAGTATACCCAAAGACGCCATGTTCAGCAGGAGGGTCGTCGCATTCGCCGCTCTGGCCCTCATCCTGATCGCCAGCGGTCAGGCCTCGCAGTTCAGCAGGGACGAAAGTCAGGAGGATCAGAAGACGGAGTTTAACCTGGCCTCCACTCTGACGGGAGGCATCACGAGCAGTCGTCATCGCCAGCGGGCCAATCTCAATTCGCAACTTTATCCGAGCCTTGGTCAGCTGGGATCGGGTTATGCGGGCGCCACTGGATCCATCGACGATGCCCATGGCCATGAGCAGGGTGGCTCTGGCGTACGAGTGGCCAGTACGAACTCCGTAGTTTTTCCTGGCAACCAGTCACCCAATCCGGCACTCACAATTACAGGAGGTCAACAGTTTCCCGCTTATCCGCCTCCGGGCTTTCCTGGACAACAGGCTCCAGTTCCGTACCCAGCTGCAGGAGGAGCCTCATCTTCCGGTGGTTACCAAAGTGCAG GTGCTGTTGCTTCTCCTGGCTATCCTGTTGCGGGAGCAGTTCCTGCTCAGTATCCGGTTGGAGTTCCTCCCCAGCAGCCAGTGGGTACAGGAGCACCTGGTTACTTCCCGGGAACTGGTGCCTATCCCGGCTATCCCTACCCCGGAGTATATTTGCAGCAGTACCCAGCATACCCTCAGCCAGCCCAGTTCCCCGCCTATGGAGTGGTACCCGGAGCTGTGGCTCAACCAGGAGTTCCTGGAGTAGCTGGCGTGCCTGGAGTTCAAGGAGTAGCTGGAGTTCCGGGAGCACCTGGAGTGGCAGGAGtgccaggagcagctggacaGGCTCCTGTCACCAGCGGCAAGAACTATCATCGCTATCCGGCTCACAATCCCGCTGATCCGAGCCATTGGGACCATCATTTCTCGATGAACACCGAGTACAAGGAGGATGGCGTCCACAAGGGACCATTTGGAGTGCTGAACAACCACAATGCTTTTGGCTATGGCAGTGGCTATGGGGGCGGCTACAACGGCGCCTTCAACTCGCCGGCCTATTGA
- the LOC27206431 gene encoding heterogeneous nuclear ribonucleoproteins A2/B1 isoform X1, whose amino-acid sequence MCPTPIHKGINRGNGVDGLSELEVIRNRSKMRSRDSLLTILTLLIACCLDSSGALFFKSWKTGKGYTGYSGVQDYGGYGNYGQANYGYGSYAGGYGYNYPSYPAYNSYSYPAYSGHSSYSKGGRKPSGNRKGRTYSDIRRVINPAPYIGPGGSRFLPRTPYSALWG is encoded by the coding sequence ATGTGTCCAACTCCAATCCACAAGGGTATAAATAGAGGGAACGGCGTAGATGGACTGTCAGAACTGGAAGTGATTCGAAATCGAAGCAAGATGAGATCCCGCGATTCCCTGTTGACCATCCTAACATTGCTGATTGCCTGCTGCCTGGATTCGAGTGGCGCTCTGTTCTTCAAGTCCTGGAAGACGGGAAAAGGATATACTGGATATAGTGGAGTGCAAGACTATGGCGGCTATGGAAACTACGGCCAGGCAAACTACGGCTATGGAAGCTATGCTGGAGGATATGGTTACAACTATCCATCCTATCCGGCATATAATTCCTATTCTTACCCAGCTTACTCAGGCCACTCTTCGTACTCCAAAGGAGGACGCAAGCCTTCTGGAAACCGAAAAGGACGCACTTACTCGGACATTCGAAGAGTTATAAATCCGGCTCCATACATCGGCCCTGGAGGCAGTCGCTTCCTGCCCCGTACTCCATATTCCGCCCTTTGGGGTTAA